Part of the Zingiber officinale cultivar Zhangliang chromosome 6A, Zo_v1.1, whole genome shotgun sequence genome, ACCAGGCCGAGGAGGAAGTCAGTGAATATGTGTTCATATCCTGGCATTTTACTATAGCCTGCAGAGATTGCACAATCCAACTAAGAACATAATATTTGTTGAAGTTGCATCGACAGGGAATAACTCACAATTGAATAAAGACAATCATCCAAAAGCTAAAATTACCGACTAACCGACACGGACTTTCTAAAGATGCTGTGATTTTAGTGGTCATGGCAAAAATGTGGCGAGAAGGTGATACTAAGAAAATAATCCAACATATAGTTTTAGTCACAAAAAAAATTGAGgaccataatatatatatatatatatatatatatatatatatatatacttctaaaattttcttgagATCCAACATATGACAGAGACAGAGATGACTAGGGCAGTATTCAACTTAAGAACCACTAATCAAAGATATTACAATGGATGCACATGCATTATTTCATTCCATATGGAAATACACAAATCCCGCGTATAAAAATATACTGATTTAATGTAAATAACTTGCAAGTTCACAGTTGACATGAAAACAGTTGGTGTCCTTGTTTAAACCGAAAGGCACAGAAGCTAGACTGATTCATAttcaaagagagagagagagtaaacATACACTTGAActatttaatttttcaatatttcaaatttcaaatttttaattttccagaaaaaaaaaaattgagaaccgacaagattttttttagaaaaaaaattctccaGTTTTTAACaacatttcaaaataaaatttatatttcataTGAAGATACTTAAGACTCTCCCCAAACCATATGAAAAATGTTATTGTGAGaaatataaagaaattaaaaacaaCAAACAGTGGTCTACTTATCTAACCAAACAAGGCATGAATTTCCAACTAAACATTCGTAATGCAAGCAATCACCAACGAAGAGCTGTATATCTAATGTTCTCTCTGTCAGTTATGGCTTGTTCAATAAAGGGAAAGGTCTTAAGGTCAAACTAACTAATGTCAAACAAAAGAATACGAATAAAACCCAAATTTAATGAGCCTTAAAGAAAAACTTTCCAACCAAAAAAACTGAACAAGTAGGCTGCATTTACCGGGAAAATAATTGATATCAATGACATAAAACCGGTCTTTTGTTCCGTGCTCTCTGATTATATCTATGTTGAATAATCGAAGACCCTACAGGCAATTATAAGCAAGTTTAAAACTTCAACAAACCAACAAATTAATTGGATAGTGCATGCACATAGCAAATCATCACCAGCCGATGACGGAGCTCCCTAGCTAGGTTCTCAAGCAAAGGCCGTGGAGGAAGTTCTACAGAAGAGTAGTAACGAAGcttagaaagaaagaaaaaaaaaacatctcaCGTCACATTGTGTGACATACTATTAGCCAACAAACAATTAATATCAGATGTGTCTTCAGCATTAACCTTACCAGCAATACTAGGGTCCAATTCTGCATCATCTGCAGATGCAGCAGCACAAGAAACTCTTGGAAACTGAAAGACACCTGTGTTGTTTGATGGTTCCCTCTTATTAACATCGGGTAGGGAAAACCTACGAACAACCTTTATTGCCTCCCCAACAATATAGACCTTAAAGAGAACCCCACCTATGGGAGAGGGAAATTAGTTCAGAAAATAGTTTACTGAAAAGGTCGCCTGGCAATGAAGAGTCAAAAGCATACTACCATGGTTAACAAATTCCTGGAGAACCAACGGAGGGTCAAGTTTTGATAAGGAAACTTCGTCAAAGGCAAGTGACAATTCATGTGATTTTGCGCTTCCATCAGCGACTAAAGGTTTGACAActgcaaaaagaaacaaaaataataacatgAAGAGAACACAACCATGCTCAGGTTAAAAAGTAGGCATGCGAGTTAGCTGCACACATGTACCTAATTCACTGCTCTGTCAACAAAAGGTTAAATTGTTGCCAAGTCAAATTTGCAAGAATGAACACTAGTTGTACAAAAAGAGTTACATCATTTTGAGGACATAACCTTCTACCTTCAGATATAACGTGCAATGATCAGGACAACACTACGTTGGCATGGAATTTGTTGATTTATCCATCACGCAGATGGCAAAAGCAATTCAACAGACTATGAGATACCCTGAGGGTGAAGTCATATACAAGGATCGCTACATAGTGGAATTTATGTTTGTAATTGTTCTATTTTAGAATTGAGTGCACGGGCACCTTTTAATTTGGTAATAGTTTAACAGCTTTTTACCGAACCAAGTAGATAAGTTTCCAAAATACCCGAATCACatatcataatttcaaaattaccaaatcatgTACCCACTTTCCATTTTACCCTCGTCCTCAAATCAATTCAACTAGAAAAACAAATCAGTCGACTAATTTTTTTTCCAGGATCAATTTCATTCTGTTTGAAAAATCCATCAGCCGGTTTCGaccaaaatcggctgatggacctagagacctcgaaatgatatgaaatcagttcctatatattcgtctagttctcctgactgtaaaaatgctatcaaacatcaatttgacccaatatattgagagcagtgattttttaaacataaatcagTTTTTCGGAcacattcgtgttcaaaaaatcactactctcaatatattgggtcaaatgaATTTGACGTTTGATAGCATTttaataatcaagagaactagatgaacacatagaaacttattttatattattccgaggtctctaagtccatcaacTGATTTTGGCCGAAACCGGCTGATAGACGTAGAGACCT contains:
- the LOC121998798 gene encoding inositol-tetrakisphosphate 1-kinase 3-like isoform X2, producing MLQDVADLNLSGCYGKVGVPRQLVVTKDPSSIPDAVGKAELSLPLVVKPLVADGSAKSHELSLAFDEVSLSKLDPPLVLQEFVNHGGVLFKVYIVGEAIKVVRRFSLPDVNKREPSNNTGVFQFPRVSCAAASADDAELDPSIAELPPRPLLENLARELRHRLGLRLFNIDIIREHGTKDRFYVIDINYFPGYSKMPGYEHIFTDFLLGLVQSKLKR